The proteins below come from a single Patescibacteria group bacterium genomic window:
- the alr gene encoding alanine racemase, with protein sequence MPENLSWVEIDSEAFKNNLSKFREIIGPQVLLMPIIKSNAYGHGILEIAALASDFGVDYLGVVNGTEALLIRSKSIKTPVLVLSYYAKNQIEELLRENIDLVVYDIDTAKEISDIAAKINIVAKVHIKIDTGTSRLGILVQDAVEFIESCSKLSMVQIVGVFTHFADSENSDWTFTDGQIEKFRDLLFSLQRSNIKIPIPHAACSAATIISANSHFNMVRVGISIYGLWPSQKNKQIVQKKYPDFDIKPVLSWKAKIIQIKNLPKGTPIGYGCSYKLKKDSTIAVIPIGYNEGYSRMLSSKGIVLVNGKKCPVIGKICMNLTIIDVSVCESVTVGDEVVIIGRQGKYEITADQIAEQTKTINYEVVTRINPLIPRIII encoded by the coding sequence ATGCCTGAAAATCTATCCTGGGTCGAAATTGATTCAGAAGCTTTTAAAAACAATTTAAGCAAATTTCGAGAAATTATCGGACCGCAGGTTTTACTGATGCCGATCATAAAAAGTAATGCCTATGGTCACGGAATCCTAGAAATTGCTGCACTTGCATCTGATTTTGGTGTTGATTACCTGGGTGTCGTAAACGGAACAGAAGCGCTGCTGATCCGAAGTAAATCGATAAAGACGCCCGTACTTGTTCTAAGTTATTATGCAAAAAACCAAATCGAGGAGTTACTGCGCGAAAACATTGATTTGGTTGTTTATGACATTGATACGGCAAAAGAAATTTCAGATATTGCAGCAAAAATAAATATAGTAGCGAAGGTCCATATAAAAATAGACACGGGCACATCTCGTCTCGGTATATTGGTACAGGATGCTGTGGAATTCATTGAATCCTGTTCTAAACTAAGTATGGTGCAGATCGTCGGGGTGTTCACTCACTTTGCAGATTCTGAAAACAGCGATTGGACATTTACGGACGGGCAAATTGAAAAGTTTCGTGATCTCCTATTTTCACTTCAAAGAAGCAATATTAAAATTCCTATCCCTCACGCTGCCTGCAGTGCCGCGACAATTATTTCTGCTAATTCACATTTTAATATGGTTCGTGTCGGAATATCTATTTATGGTCTGTGGCCGTCGCAAAAGAACAAACAGATAGTCCAAAAGAAATATCCTGATTTTGATATAAAGCCTGTACTTTCTTGGAAAGCAAAAATAATCCAGATTAAAAACCTGCCCAAAGGGACTCCAATCGGATACGGATGCTCCTATAAATTGAAAAAAGACTCTACAATTGCAGTTATACCGATTGGTTATAACGAGGGTTACAGCAGAATGCTTTCCAGTAAAGGAATTGTATTGGTGAACGGGAAGAAGTGTCCGGTAATTGGAAAAATATGCATGAACCTGACCATTATTGATGTATCAGTTTGTGAATCTGTAACAGTGGGGGATGAAGTAGTAATTATCGGCAGACAGGGTAAATACGAAATTACCGCCGATCAAATTGCCGAACAGACTAAAACAATTAATTATGAAGTTGTTACAAGAATCAATCCACTAATTCCGAGAATAATTATATAA
- a CDS encoding non-canonical purine NTP pyrophosphatase, with amino-acid sequence MKVLIATGNPAKIQAYTELLSEFNIEVETLASLDIKDSFEELGQTFTENAQGKAIYYYQIAKIPTIAEDSGLEIDYLNGEPGVKSRRWLGYTMSDEEMLRLLKEKVQNIPPKHRTAHFTAVACLVKSPDEIYTVHHAIHGELTDKVHKYFRPGFPYRALFIERTYNKYLSDLTAEEYETIDSRRKNIEEIIKYL; translated from the coding sequence ATGAAAGTATTAATAGCAACAGGCAACCCGGCAAAAATACAGGCATATACTGAATTACTGTCGGAATTTAATATTGAGGTGGAAACTCTAGCAAGTCTTGATATTAAAGATTCCTTTGAGGAATTAGGACAGACATTTACCGAAAATGCGCAGGGGAAGGCTATTTATTATTACCAAATTGCTAAAATCCCCACCATCGCGGAGGATTCCGGTCTTGAGATAGATTATCTCAACGGCGAACCGGGAGTTAAATCCAGACGCTGGCTTGGTTATACAATGTCAGATGAAGAAATGCTCAGACTTCTCAAAGAAAAAGTACAAAATATCCCTCCAAAACATAGAACAGCACATTTTACAGCGGTTGCGTGTCTGGTAAAATCGCCAGATGAAATATATACTGTCCATCATGCAATCCACGGTGAATTGACTGACAAAGTACATAAATATTTTCGTCCCGGATTTCCATATCGCGCATTGTTTATTGAAAGGACATACAATAAATACCTCTCTGATCTTACGGCAGAAGAATACGAAACAATTGACAGCCGAAGAAAAAATATTGAGGAAATAATAAAATATTTGTAA
- the greA gene encoding transcription elongation factor GreA: protein MEDNNTFITKEGLERLKLELQNLKTIKRKQIAERIREAKELGDLSENAEYTEAKEEQAFAEGKIIEIEHVIKNCQVIESDKISDTVTVGSKIKISADDKEFSYTIVGSNEADPANGRISNESPMGKAFLGRKSGDLIDVKIPQGIRKFQIISID, encoded by the coding sequence ATGGAAGACAACAATACATTCATAACGAAAGAAGGGCTGGAAAGACTTAAACTCGAACTGCAGAACTTAAAAACAATCAAAAGAAAGCAGATTGCAGAACGAATTCGAGAGGCAAAAGAGTTGGGTGATTTGTCTGAAAACGCAGAGTATACAGAAGCAAAAGAGGAGCAGGCTTTTGCCGAAGGAAAGATAATTGAGATTGAACATGTTATAAAAAATTGCCAGGTTATTGAATCTGACAAGATTTCTGACACTGTGACTGTTGGTTCTAAGATAAAAATTTCCGCTGATGATAAAGAGTTTTCATACACAATCGTCGGATCAAATGAAGCGGATCCGGCAAACGGCAGGATATCGAATGAGTCACCAATGGGAAAAGCATTCTTAGGCAGAAAAAGTGGAGATTTGATTGATGTAAAAATACCCCAGGGAATAAGGAAATTCCAGATAATATCCATAGACTAA
- a CDS encoding HDIG domain-containing metalloprotein produces the protein MNRQEALIFLEQNIQSKNLIKHSLAVEAVMKKLAQHFGEDEERWSLAGLLHDIDYETTKNDEEQHSIVGGKMLKDNGLDLEIVDAVIAHNEIHGTPRETLMAKSLFCSDPITGLIVASALVIPERKLASLTVDNILNRFKEKSFARGANRETISKCHEINLTLNEFTALSLDAMKQISNNLGL, from the coding sequence ATGAACAGGCAGGAAGCATTAATATTTTTAGAGCAAAATATACAAAGTAAAAATCTGATCAAGCATTCCTTGGCTGTTGAAGCTGTTATGAAAAAACTGGCACAGCATTTTGGGGAAGATGAGGAAAGATGGTCGCTAGCCGGTTTACTGCACGATATTGACTACGAAACCACAAAGAATGATGAAGAACAGCATTCAATAGTGGGCGGGAAAATGCTGAAAGACAATGGTTTGGATCTAGAAATTGTAGATGCGGTAATTGCGCACAATGAAATACACGGCACACCGAGAGAAACCCTGATGGCTAAATCATTATTCTGCTCCGACCCAATTACCGGACTGATCGTTGCATCCGCACTGGTAATTCCGGAGCGTAAATTGGCCTCCTTAACAGTTGATAATATACTGAACCGCTTCAAGGAAAAATCATTCGCCAGGGGAGCAAATCGCGAAACAATCAGTAAATGCCATGAGATTAATCTGACTTTAAATGAATTCACCGCATTATCACTTGATGCGATGAAACAGATAAGCAATAATTTAGGTCTATAA
- a CDS encoding D-alanine--D-alanine ligase family protein, whose product MKSDKKIRVGVIFGGRSGEHEVSIVSAESVINSLDKNKYEIIPIGITKTGKWIAGSTAFEALKSGTKNILPKYEKLITPDSSKKGLVPVSSNSTGKNGVLGLDVIIPIIHGPFGEDGTLQGLLELADIPYAGAGVLASSVAMDKVISKQLFKQAGLPVLPSVSFLRSDWKSNNRAIIKTIYKSLKFPIFVKPANLGSSVGIGMANDEKSLISSILEASRYDRKLLIEQGLKKPREIEISILGNNDPKASVPGEIIPCNDFYDYDAKYIDEKSKAIIPAKLSKTITKQITAMAIKAYKTVDCSGMARVDFLIDHKTNKIYLNEINTIPGFTSISMYPKLWEASGLSYKNLINRLIDLAFERFNDSRKSLTSYKPKINWYKQSKK is encoded by the coding sequence ATGAAAAGCGATAAAAAAATCAGGGTAGGGGTGATCTTCGGTGGAAGATCGGGGGAACATGAAGTGTCCATTGTTTCTGCTGAGAGTGTTATTAATTCCTTGGATAAGAATAAATATGAAATTATTCCCATTGGTATAACCAAAACTGGAAAATGGATTGCCGGCTCAACTGCATTTGAAGCTTTGAAATCCGGTACAAAGAATATTTTGCCGAAATACGAGAAGCTTATTACTCCCGATTCAAGTAAAAAAGGTTTGGTCCCTGTATCAAGCAATAGCACCGGGAAAAATGGTGTTTTGGGTTTAGATGTAATAATACCGATTATCCACGGACCATTCGGCGAGGACGGTACATTACAGGGATTATTAGAACTTGCTGATATACCATATGCTGGAGCTGGCGTATTAGCTTCATCCGTTGCGATGGATAAAGTTATATCAAAACAATTATTCAAACAGGCGGGATTGCCCGTATTACCGTCAGTCAGTTTTTTGAGAAGTGATTGGAAATCAAATAATAGAGCGATAATCAAGACTATCTATAAATCGTTGAAATTCCCGATATTTGTTAAACCGGCTAATTTAGGATCATCAGTGGGAATTGGGATGGCAAACGATGAAAAAAGCCTGATATCGTCAATTTTGGAGGCCTCACGGTATGACAGGAAGCTATTAATTGAGCAGGGATTAAAGAAGCCGAGAGAGATTGAAATTAGTATTCTTGGGAATAATGATCCAAAAGCATCAGTGCCGGGCGAGATAATACCCTGCAATGATTTTTATGACTACGATGCGAAATATATAGACGAGAAATCAAAGGCAATTATTCCGGCTAAATTATCTAAAACAATCACAAAACAGATAACTGCAATGGCAATTAAAGCATATAAAACTGTCGATTGCAGTGGAATGGCAAGAGTGGATTTTTTGATTGATCATAAGACAAACAAAATATATTTAAACGAAATCAACACGATACCTGGCTTTACATCCATCAGTATGTATCCTAAATTATGGGAAGCTTCCGGTCTTTCATATAAAAATCTGATCAACAGACTTATTGATCTTGCATTTGAAAGATTTAATGACTCCAGGAAATCGCTGACATCATACAAACCGAAAATAAATTGGTATAAACAAAGTAAAAAATAA
- the mrdA gene encoding penicillin-binding protein 2, protein MKRFNPFDIYGSSENIRDSHVGNYSRNSSLGNDLPDSKYSSTALKVSVELSKLRVFFLILLVGIIILLLRSVWFQIFRGSYYREVSDGNRIRIETIKARRGVIYDRNGELLVRNIPNFALNIIPADLPDDKIERQQTYEYLAQVLDIPVNEIQTAVEKAPSFSYEPVTLKEYIDYNIALQLQIISKSKAGISLTMRDSREYTYPEIAAHLIGYTGKISEEQYAGSLTGEYLLTDYVGKTGIETYYEELLKGIDGKKRIEVDSLGKEKKIVASQEANSGENLTLTIDIGLQKVLFDSITEITTRIGAPGGSAVALDPRTGEVLALVNVPSYDSNAFIRGLLPEEFNNLLNDPSRPLFTRTITGQYPSGSTIKPVIAAAALEEGIIDGSTSVLSVGGFEAGPQFFPDWKAGGHGQTDVRKAIAESVNTFFYLIGGGNEEIDGLGLERIVNYAKLFGVGEKSNIDLPGESTGFLPTEEWKLETKGERWYLGDTYHLAIGQGDILVTPLQVANYMAAIANGGTLYKPYLLQYVTSSDSNISSKIQPSIIRNNFVKPQNLKIVREGLRQAVTSGSAAGMQSLPVSSAGKTGTAEFGVSNKTHAWYVGFAPYETPEIVIAVLIEEGGEGSSVALPVARDALNWYFRK, encoded by the coding sequence ATGAAACGTTTTAACCCATTTGATATATATGGCAGTTCGGAAAACATAAGGGACAGTCATGTCGGCAACTACAGCCGTAATTCTTCCCTCGGCAATGACTTACCCGATTCTAAATACAGTTCAACTGCATTAAAGGTATCCGTTGAATTATCCAAATTACGGGTCTTTTTTCTGATTCTTCTTGTAGGAATAATTATTTTACTTTTAAGAAGTGTCTGGTTCCAGATTTTCAGAGGATCATATTACCGAGAAGTATCAGACGGAAATCGTATCCGCATTGAAACGATTAAAGCTAGGAGGGGAGTAATTTATGACCGTAACGGAGAATTACTAGTTAGAAACATACCTAATTTTGCTTTAAATATTATACCTGCGGATCTTCCGGATGATAAAATAGAAAGACAGCAGACGTATGAATATTTAGCTCAAGTTCTGGATATTCCGGTAAATGAAATCCAAACTGCGGTTGAAAAAGCGCCTTCATTTTCTTATGAACCGGTTACTTTAAAGGAATATATTGATTATAATATAGCACTGCAGCTTCAAATTATCAGTAAATCAAAGGCCGGAATTTCATTAACGATGCGTGATAGCAGAGAATATACATACCCTGAAATTGCGGCACATTTGATCGGATATACCGGAAAAATTTCTGAAGAGCAATACGCCGGATCATTAACGGGAGAATATTTGCTGACCGATTATGTCGGGAAGACAGGTATCGAAACTTACTATGAAGAATTATTAAAAGGAATAGACGGCAAAAAAAGAATTGAGGTTGATTCGCTTGGTAAAGAAAAAAAGATTGTTGCAAGCCAGGAAGCAAATTCAGGTGAAAATTTAACATTAACTATTGACATTGGACTACAAAAAGTTCTTTTTGATAGCATAACTGAAATTACCACCCGCATTGGCGCACCGGGTGGATCGGCGGTGGCACTTGATCCGCGTACCGGAGAAGTATTAGCGCTGGTTAACGTCCCAAGTTATGATTCAAATGCGTTTATAAGAGGATTACTGCCGGAAGAATTCAATAATTTACTGAATGATCCGTCAAGACCATTATTTACCAGGACAATAACGGGTCAATACCCTTCGGGATCGACTATTAAGCCGGTAATTGCTGCGGCAGCACTTGAGGAGGGCATTATAGATGGATCAACATCCGTGTTAAGTGTTGGTGGGTTTGAGGCAGGACCGCAATTTTTTCCAGATTGGAAGGCGGGTGGACATGGACAAACTGATGTCAGAAAAGCAATTGCTGAATCTGTAAACACATTTTTTTATCTTATCGGTGGTGGGAATGAAGAAATTGATGGATTGGGGCTTGAGAGAATTGTCAATTATGCGAAGCTATTTGGAGTTGGAGAAAAAAGCAATATTGATCTTCCTGGTGAGTCGACCGGATTTCTACCAACTGAGGAATGGAAGCTGGAAACAAAAGGGGAACGCTGGTATCTTGGAGATACATACCATTTGGCGATTGGTCAGGGAGATATTCTTGTAACCCCCCTGCAGGTTGCTAACTATATGGCAGCCATTGCCAACGGCGGAACATTATACAAACCATATCTTTTGCAATACGTAACGAGCAGCGATTCAAATATATCTTCAAAAATCCAGCCGAGTATTATAAGAAACAACTTTGTTAAACCGCAAAACCTTAAAATAGTCAGAGAGGGTTTACGACAGGCAGTCACCAGCGGAAGTGCGGCCGGAATGCAAAGTTTACCGGTATCATCCGCAGGTAAAACCGGAACAGCTGAGTTTGGGGTAAGTAATAAAACCCATGCTTGGTATGTTGGTTTTGCACCTTACGAAACTCCTGAAATTGTTATTGCTGTATTGATTGAAGAGGGCGGGGAGGGCAGTTCAGTTGCGCTTCCTGTCGCTCGTGATGCTCTAAACTGGTACTTTAGAAAGTAG
- the lysS gene encoding lysine--tRNA ligase: MENIDYLDEETTRKQKLEKLRELTETPYPSVVHRSHIIKSVLNDFKSLEEAKQEIVISGRLRSIRKHGGSTFAHLEDESGKIQIYLRKDIVGDKPYSFFGDIVDVGDFIVATGTAFVTKKGESTILVSSFELISKALMPLPEKWHGLKDIETRYRKRYLDLLSNDEVKKIFVIRSKVVQFIRNYFTNEGFVEVDTPILQQVASGAIAKPFKTHHNALNTDLYLRIAPEIYLKELIVGGFEKVFEIARCFRNEGIDYSHNPEFTQIEFYWAYKDYKELMKFTEQLLFNIVKEVTGSAKLSYNNSELDFTPPYNKVDYREALISGCGVDLDEYDESSIVKIAKEKGLRVEKEWGKGKIADELFKKFVRPTFINPTFIINHPIELSPLAKQIPGRPNYVERFQIVVGGAIELCNAYSELNDPIEQEERFKHQSQLTKKGDEEAMKKDDEFVEALKYGMPPTAGFGMGIDRLVNVITNTHSIKEVILFPTLKPE; the protein is encoded by the coding sequence ATGGAAAATATTGATTATCTGGACGAAGAGACCACCAGAAAACAAAAGCTGGAAAAACTGCGCGAGCTGACCGAAACTCCCTATCCATCGGTAGTGCACAGATCACATATCATTAAGTCGGTATTGAATGATTTTAAGTCGCTTGAAGAAGCAAAACAGGAGATTGTAATCAGCGGACGTTTAAGAAGTATACGAAAGCATGGCGGGTCAACTTTCGCCCATTTGGAAGATGAATCAGGAAAAATTCAAATTTATCTAAGAAAAGATATTGTTGGTGATAAACCTTATTCATTTTTTGGAGACATTGTTGATGTTGGTGACTTTATTGTCGCAACCGGTACAGCATTTGTCACAAAAAAAGGAGAAAGTACTATACTTGTTTCCAGTTTTGAATTAATTTCGAAAGCACTAATGCCATTACCGGAAAAATGGCACGGCCTGAAAGATATTGAGACAAGATACCGAAAAAGATATCTGGATTTATTATCTAACGACGAAGTAAAAAAGATTTTTGTAATCAGAAGCAAGGTTGTTCAGTTTATTCGAAATTATTTTACGAATGAAGGGTTTGTTGAAGTTGATACTCCGATACTTCAGCAGGTTGCGTCAGGCGCAATTGCAAAACCATTCAAAACACATCACAACGCCCTGAACACTGATTTGTATTTAAGGATTGCGCCGGAGATATATTTGAAAGAATTGATTGTGGGCGGATTTGAAAAAGTTTTTGAAATTGCGCGATGTTTCCGCAATGAGGGGATTGACTATTCACATAACCCTGAATTCACCCAAATTGAATTTTATTGGGCATACAAAGACTATAAGGAACTAATGAAATTTACCGAACAATTGCTGTTCAATATAGTAAAAGAAGTCACGGGATCAGCTAAGCTAAGTTATAACAATAGTGAACTGGACTTCACTCCACCATATAACAAAGTTGATTACCGTGAAGCGCTAATCAGCGGATGTGGCGTGGATCTGGATGAATATGATGAAAGCAGCATTGTAAAAATTGCTAAGGAAAAGGGTCTAAGAGTTGAAAAAGAATGGGGCAAGGGTAAGATTGCCGACGAACTATTTAAAAAGTTTGTTCGACCTACTTTTATCAATCCGACTTTTATTATTAATCATCCAATTGAATTATCTCCTTTGGCTAAGCAAATTCCGGGACGCCCAAACTACGTTGAGCGTTTTCAGATTGTAGTCGGCGGTGCTATTGAACTATGCAATGCCTACAGTGAACTTAACGATCCGATTGAACAGGAAGAAAGATTTAAACATCAGTCGCAACTGACAAAAAAAGGGGATGAGGAAGCGATGAAAAAAGATGATGAATTTGTTGAAGCGTTGAAATATGGTATGCCGCCAACCGCAGGATTTGGCATGGGTATAGACCGGTTAGTTAACGTAATAACTAACACTCACAGCATCAAAGAAGTTATTCTGTTCCCGACGTTAAAACCAGAATAA
- the mreC gene encoding rod shape-determining protein MreC, producing MRQKIFNIRINIFILIAVAIVLLVFLHSVGILRPVENAIFYVLRPLEKTAYNAGLRFFASENIKSIEQLGSNNQQLQNKLSDSLIENARLHSLIIKSEMLQQEIEYLKKNDHKFSVAQIIGKSPHQGTQIYILDRGSNDNISIGMPVVYKDGILVGKIIEVGDISSKMLLITDSNSIIGGYVQNSTNSPGVVVGKLGLSLEMQLIPQSEIVEVDQIVVTSGIEENIPEGLVVGQVSSIVNKTEELFQTATIQSPTTLDRLQIVSIIIE from the coding sequence ATGAGGCAGAAAATATTTAATATACGGATAAATATATTTATTCTGATTGCGGTAGCCATTGTGCTACTAGTTTTTTTGCATTCCGTTGGAATCCTACGTCCGGTGGAAAATGCAATTTTTTATGTCTTACGACCTTTGGAAAAAACAGCCTATAATGCCGGGCTCAGGTTTTTTGCATCAGAAAACATAAAATCAATCGAGCAGTTGGGCAGTAATAATCAGCAGTTACAGAATAAATTGAGTGACTCTCTTATTGAAAACGCGCGGCTTCATTCTTTGATTATCAAAAGCGAAATGCTTCAGCAGGAGATAGAGTATCTAAAGAAAAATGATCACAAGTTCAGCGTAGCTCAGATTATAGGTAAGTCACCTCATCAAGGAACGCAAATATACATTCTTGACAGGGGATCTAATGATAATATTTCTATTGGTATGCCGGTGGTCTATAAGGATGGGATTCTGGTTGGTAAAATTATTGAAGTCGGTGACATCTCATCAAAGATGCTCTTAATAACGGATTCAAACAGTATTATCGGGGGATATGTCCAGAACAGTACGAACAGTCCCGGTGTCGTGGTCGGAAAACTTGGTTTATCTTTGGAGATGCAATTGATACCACAGTCGGAAATAGTTGAGGTCGATCAGATTGTCGTAACATCCGGAATTGAAGAAAACATACCGGAGGGACTGGTGGTTGGTCAGGTCAGTTCGATTGTGAATAAAACAGAAGAATTATTCCAAACTGCAACAATCCAGTCTCCAACGACCTTGGATCGACTTCAAATTGTTTCAATTATAATTGAATAA
- the serS gene encoding serine--tRNA ligase, translating to MLDIKYIAENKNEIEKSLLKRLAKKEFDLDRIINLDIERRAILTEKEELQAKRNKASKTKPDQKTVELMKTAGSAIKKLEIKLDQVESEFKSLIGALPNIPAEDVVAGGNENNEIIGTFGKKPEFDFKPKDHVELATSLGLIDYKRSAKMSGSGFWSYTGTGALLEWALLNYFIDYHRAHTDYQFVIPPYLLNQNSAFISGHLPKFKEDLYWTDDDKLCLNATSEMMMGNYHAGEILDSTSLPLKYFALSTCFRKEAGAYRTEERGMVRGHQFNKIEMFHLTKPEESWQSFDDLVKHAKELVEGLDLHYNTVQLAAGDTSAAMAKTIDLEVWIPSMNTYKEVSSISNALDYQARRGNIRFKAEDGKSIFVHTLNASGLATSRIFPAILEQNQQSDGSVTVPVKLQPYLGGMKIIKQK from the coding sequence ATGCTGGACATCAAATACATAGCGGAAAATAAGAACGAGATTGAAAAATCTTTGCTGAAGCGTCTGGCAAAGAAAGAATTTGATTTGGATAGAATAATAAATCTTGATATTGAACGCAGAGCAATTCTGACTGAAAAAGAGGAACTGCAGGCTAAAAGAAATAAAGCATCCAAAACAAAGCCGGACCAAAAAACCGTTGAGCTGATGAAAACCGCAGGCTCGGCAATTAAAAAGCTGGAGATTAAACTTGATCAGGTGGAATCCGAATTCAAATCTCTGATTGGTGCGCTTCCGAACATTCCTGCCGAAGATGTGGTTGCCGGTGGTAATGAAAATAATGAAATCATCGGTACCTTCGGAAAAAAACCTGAATTTGATTTTAAACCGAAAGATCACGTTGAGCTTGCCACTTCACTTGGTTTGATTGATTACAAGCGGTCGGCAAAAATGTCCGGATCGGGATTTTGGTCTTATACTGGAACCGGAGCGTTACTTGAGTGGGCGCTGTTAAACTACTTTATCGACTATCACAGGGCTCATACTGATTACCAGTTCGTAATTCCTCCCTATCTTCTTAATCAAAATTCCGCATTTATTTCCGGGCACTTACCGAAATTTAAAGAAGATTTGTACTGGACTGATGATGATAAACTTTGCTTAAATGCAACGAGTGAAATGATGATGGGAAATTACCATGCCGGTGAAATACTTGATAGCACAAGTTTGCCACTCAAATACTTCGCACTCTCTACCTGTTTCAGAAAAGAGGCGGGTGCCTACCGGACAGAAGAGAGGGGAATGGTACGCGGGCATCAGTTCAATAAAATAGAAATGTTCCACCTCACAAAACCTGAAGAATCATGGCAATCTTTTGACGATCTGGTTAAACATGCAAAGGAGCTGGTTGAAGGTCTGGATCTGCATTACAACACCGTGCAATTAGCAGCAGGAGATACTTCAGCGGCAATGGCAAAAACAATCGACCTAGAGGTATGGATACCTAGTATGAATACTTATAAAGAAGTATCCAGCATTTCGAATGCTTTGGACTACCAGGCGCGACGCGGTAATATCCGGTTTAAGGCAGAAGATGGTAAAAGTATATTTGTTCATACATTGAATGCGTCAGGTTTGGCAACCAGCAGGATATTTCCCGCGATTCTGGAACAAAATCAACAGTCGGACGGTAGTGTAACTGTTCCGGTAAAACTCCAGCCATACCTCGGCGGGATGAAAATAATAAAGCAAAAGTAA